One region of Caviibacter abscessus genomic DNA includes:
- the nrdR gene encoding transcriptional regulator NrdR → MKCVFCKNDDTAVLDSRLAENNIVKRRRICKECGKRFTTFERVELPPITVIKKDDSRVPFDREKIFKGIERSLVKRQYNPDIIITIIDNIENEIREVHNRTITTTKIGEMILKELLNIDEVAYVRFASVYNEFENLDSFIEIINHIKNNK, encoded by the coding sequence ATGAAATGTGTTTTTTGTAAAAATGATGATACAGCAGTTTTAGATTCACGATTAGCAGAAAATAATATTGTTAAAAGAAGAAGAATATGTAAAGAATGCGGAAAAAGATTTACAACTTTTGAAAGAGTTGAATTGCCGCCAATAACTGTTATAAAAAAAGATGATAGCAGAGTACCTTTTGATAGAGAAAAAATATTCAAAGGTATTGAAAGATCACTTGTAAAAAGACAATACAATCCGGATATTATAATAACAATTATTGATAATATTGAAAACGAAATAAGAGAAGTTCATAATCGAACGATAACAACTACAAAAATAGGTGAAATGATTTTAAAGGAATTACTTAATATAGACGAAGTTGCTTATGTTCGTTTCGCTTCGGTTTATAATGAATTTGAAAATTTAGATAGTTTTATTGAAATAATAAATCATATTAAAAATAATAAATAG
- a CDS encoding PTS sugar transporter subunit IIA, which translates to MKKVASYLKLNAVELNLESIDKKGVLKELFGKLSSAEEIIDEELCFKDLMDREKLGSTGIGKGVAVPHAKTKGVKELIMTLGISKNPISYDSIDNEDVNIFFMFLSPVELSQEYLIILARISRFIRDDVFRKQLLNAKTSNEIFEILEAKEIQ; encoded by the coding sequence ATGAAAAAAGTTGCATCTTATTTAAAATTAAACGCTGTAGAACTAAATTTAGAGTCTATCGATAAAAAAGGAGTATTAAAAGAATTATTTGGTAAATTAAGTTCTGCGGAAGAAATAATTGATGAAGAATTATGTTTTAAAGATTTAATGGATAGAGAAAAATTAGGAAGCACAGGAATAGGAAAAGGAGTTGCTGTTCCACATGCTAAAACAAAAGGTGTAAAAGAATTAATAATGACTTTAGGAATATCAAAAAATCCTATATCTTATGATTCAATTGATAATGAAGATGTAAATATATTTTTTATGTTTTTATCTCCTGTTGAATTATCTCAAGAGTATTTAATAATACTTGCAAGAATATCAAGATTTATAAGAGACGATGTATTTAGAAAACAATTACTTAATGCTAAGACTTCTAATGAAATATTTGAAATATTGGAAGCAAAGGAAATACAATAA